The Fusarium oxysporum Fo47 chromosome II, complete sequence genome includes a region encoding these proteins:
- a CDS encoding translation protein SH3-like domain-containing protein — translation MTFDSADAGASLTYPMQCSALRKNGFVVIKNRPCKIVDMSTSKTGKHGHAKVHLVATDIFTGKKYEDLSPSTHNMDVPNVSRREYQLLDISDDGFLSLMTDDGDTKDDVPLPDNEVGQKITKLFKEEEKDTNVIVLTSMGEECAMEAKEAPNQG, via the exons ATGACCTTCGATTCGGCCGATGCCGGTGCCTCTCTTACCTACCCTATGCAGTGCTCTGCTCTGCGTAAGAACGGTTTCGTCGTGATCAAGAACCGCCCTTGCAAGATCGTCGACATGTCCACCTCCAAGACCGGAAAGCACGGTCACGCCAAGGTCCATCTCGTTGCTACCGACATCTTCACTGGCAAGAAGTACGAGGATCTTTCTCCCTCTACTCACAACATGGACGTCCCCAACGTCTCTCGTCGCGAGTACCAGCTG CTCGACATCTCCGACGACGGTTTCCTCTCTCTCATGACCGATGACGGTGACACCAAGGACGATGTCCCTCTTCCCGACAACGAGGTTGGCCAGAAGATCACCAAGCTcttcaaggaggaggagaaggacacCA ACGTTATTGTTCTCACCTCCATGGGCGAGGAGTGCGCCATGGAAGCCAAGGAGGCCCCCAACCAGGGTTAA
- a CDS encoding Sac2 family-domain-containing protein yields the protein MWLDRLAGGPASSPGPSTPQPGGRVYPKRTSSTLSPYVTSQRPGISPRGSSLSLVSNDSTSSLLSSSRRPNGSNLRQASTIETGPDSLEVLETLLAGLSSDRDQADKKTVINQDDINFDALFGGLSLKELATSEPPDTTTISNRKPKTAEEGENDRTKLEDLHRSIEACDDVLNSVEINLANFRNDLAMVSADIESLQTRSTALNRRLENRKQVEKALGPLVEELSLPPEVISKISEGHIDETWAKMLAELDRRSTLFKKKSETQTSNAAKDLEPILEKLTFKAIERIRDFIVAQIKALRSPHINAQIIQQQSFLRYKDLYTFLHKHHPTLANEIALAYMNTMRWYYLNQFSRYEKALGKIRLHILDKNDALGHEDATRKATVLSSNRAPGPPHDAFNLGRRIDLLKTNNQTALSSYLAEEDQTTHYLEVPFRNFNLALIDNATAEYTFMATFFSPALSYSQISKNFNYVFEATFELGRTLSKTLIGETYDALGLLLCIRLNQHLAFELQRRKVPAVDGYINATTMLLWPRLQVIMDRHCDSVRHLSNAMPAKPSRAEAARLSAAPHVVTQRFGQLLHGLLALSTDAGDDEPVVSSLRRLRSEVETFLTRHAELFGDKRKSGRFLYNNYSLILTIISDANGKLADEQQEHFEKLKAQYQETS from the exons ATGTGGCTCGACCGACTGGCGGGAGGCCCGGCCAGCAGTCCTGGACCCTCCACGCCTCAACCCGGCGGCAGAGTATATCCTAAGAGAACTTCGAGCACTCTGAGTCCATATGTCACATCTCAGCGCCCTGGAATATCTCCACGTGGCTCCTCGCTATCACTCGTATCCAATGATTCGACCTCTTCACTCCTATCGTCTTCGCGAAGGCCTAATGGCTCCAACTTGAGGCAGGCCTCAACTATCGAAACGGGACCTGATTCTTTGGAGGTGCTAGAGACTTTGCTAGCAGGCCTTTCGAGCGACCGCGACCAAGCCGACAAGAAAACCGTCATTAATCAGGACGATATCAACTTCGACGCTCTATTCGGGGGATTATCATTAAAGGAGCTTGCCACGTCGGAACCTCCTGACACAACCACAATCAGCAACCGCAAGCCAAAAACGGCAGAAGAGG GCGAGAATGATAGAACCAAACTCGAAGATCTTCACCGATCGATAGAAGCATGTGACGATGTACTCAATTCAGTTGAGATCAACCTTGCCAACTTCCGCAATGACCTTGCTATGGTATCTGCAGACATCGAATCTTTACAAACCCGATCGACAGCCTTGAATAGGAGATTGGAAAACCGGAAACAAGTTGAGAAGGCACTGGGGCCTCTGGTAGAAGAGCTAAGCTTACCACCTGAAGTTATCTCCAAGATCTCTGAGGGGCACATCGATGAGACATGGGCCAAGATGCTCGCCGAACTGGATCGCAGGTCGACCCTGTTCAAAAAGAAGTCCGAAACGCAAACTAGTAATGCGGCAAAAGATCTCGAACCgattcttgagaagctcaCTTTCAAG GCAATCGAGCGCATACGAGACTTCATCGTGGCTCAAATCAAAGCACTGCGATCACCGCATATCAATGCCCAAATTATTCAGCAACAAAGTTTCCTTCGATACAAGGATCTTTACACATTCCTACACAAACATCATCCGACTCTTGCGAATGAGATCGCCCTCGCATATATGAACACTATGCGGTGGTACTACCTTAACCAGTTTTCCCGGTATGAGAAGGCTCTCGGGAAAATCAGGCTTCACATATTAGACAAGAACGACGCTCTTGGCCACGAAGATGCAACCCGCAAGGCTACTGTTCTTTCCAGCAACAGGGCACCAGGGCCTCCTCATGATGCATTTAACCTTGGCCGACGCATTGATCTTCTGAAAACCAACAACCAAACCGCGCTCTCCTCATATCTCGCCGAGGAAGACCAAACAACTCACTACCTCGAAGTACCCTTCCGCAACTTCAACCTGGCACTCATTGACAACGCCACGGCAGAATACACGTTCATGGCCACCTTTTTCTCTCCCGCGCTGTCCTATAGCCAGATTTCAAAGAACTTTAACTATGTCTTTGAGGCTACCTTTGAACTCGGCAGAACCCTTTCCAAGACTCTGATAGGGGAGACCTACGATGCGCTCGGTCTACTCCTTTGTATCCGGTTGAACCAGCATTTGGCTTTTGAGCTCCAGCGCCGGAAGGTTCCTGCTGTTGATGGCTACATCAATGCCACGACCATGCTCCTATGGCCCCGTCTTCAGGTCATAATGGATCGTCACTGCGATTCTGTACGCCACCTCAGCAATGCTATGCCCGCCAAACCGAGCCGCGCCGAAGCTGCTAGACTGTCTGCGGCACCTCATGTTGTGACCCAGCGTTTCGGGCAGCTGTTACACGGCTTATTGGCCCTCAGCACCGACGCTGGCGATGATGAACCTGTTGTGTCCAGCCTGCGCCGTTTGCGCTCCGAAGTTGAGACCTTTCTTACTCGCCATGCTGAGCTCTTCGGCGACAAGCGCAAGAGCGGGCGCTTCTTATATAACAACTACTCACTTATCCTCACCATTATCAGCGATGCGAACGGCAAGCTTGCTGATGAGCAGCAGGAGCATTTCGAAAAGCTGAAGGCTCAGTACCAAGAGACGTCCTAG
- a CDS encoding GTPase-activating protein GYP8, giving the protein MDSPRDSDNKSPLSFSRTSSNTNANTNTDISQEPDILSHPKAADIIEACKWRDIGRLRSLAEAHGGFLSDTLRRQAWPILLGLDAPSDEKDDLDLALAQEDSNTWKQLPRHRDEDQVQLDVNRSFIYYPDNQSDAELSLRKSELSSLITEVLRRYPYLCYFQGYHDISQVLLLVLAPAWRARVLARLSVLRIRDFMLPSFGPTTAQLRLLPDILHVADPKLRRHLAGVEPFYALAGTLTMYAHNIETYQDIARLFDVFLAREPVFTVYMFAQIILDRRNEIFEIDEPDMLHVILGKVPTKMDLDELIIKSVALFEQHPPETLHYWRHISNFSALKTARDIETCAKQTMEEGSELFEKQVNELHWQEVRNRVKLALWRYRRPVKAVGMALVVGALAFYLRRNPILVHRIASFFSR; this is encoded by the exons ATGGACAGTCCGAGGGATAGCGATAATAAGTCGCCGTTGTCTTTCAGTCgcaccagcagcaataccaacgccaacaccaacacagATATCTCCCAGGAACCTGACATACTCTCTCATCCTAAGGCTGCAGATATCATCGAAGCATGCAAATGGAGAGACATTGGCCGTCTCCGGTCACTAGCTGAAGCTCATGGTGGATTCCTGTCGGATACATTGCGAAGACAAGCAT GGCCCATCTTACTAGGTCTCGATGCTCCCTCTGACGAAAAAgatgaccttgaccttgcaTTGGCTCAAGAAGATTCCAATACATGGAAGCAATTACCCCGCCATAGAGATGAGGATCAGGTCCAGCTTGACGTCAATCGCTCGTTCATCTACTATCCAGACA ACCAATCGGACGCAGAGCTGAGTCTCCGCAAGTCAGAGCTCTCATCCCTCATCACCGAGGTCCTACGCCGTTACCCTTATCTGTGCTACTTCCAGGGCTATCACGACATCTCCCAGGTTCTactgctggtgctggcaCCAGCATGGAGAGCTCGTGTTCTCGCGCGCCTATCCGTCCTGAGGATACGGGACTTTATGTTGCCCAGTTTTGGGCCAACAACCGCTCAACTCCGTCTTCTGCCGGACATTCTCCATGTTGCTGATCCCAAGCTCCGACGGCATCTTGCAGGTGTTGAACCCTTCTACGCTTTAGCGGGAACCCTGACAATGTATGCCCACAACATCGAGACCTATCAAGACATCGCCAGACTGTTCGATGTTTTCCTAGCCCGGGAGCCTGTATTTACAGTCTACATGTTTGCGCAGATCATTCTTGACCGCCGAAATGAGATCTTTGAGATAGACGAGCCCGATATGCTGCACGTCATTCTGGGCAAGGTCCCAACAAAAATGGATCTCGACGAGCTTATCATAAAATCAGTCGCACTCTTTGAGCAGCATCCTCCTGAGACTCTTCACTACTGGCGACACATCTCTAATTTCAGTGCTCTAAAGACAGCCCGGGATATCGAAACATGTGCGAAACAGACCATGGAAGAGGGCTCGGAGCTTTTTGAGAAGCAGGTCAATGAACTTCATTGGCAAGAAGTGCGGAATCGCGTCAAGTTGGCCCTCTGGCGTTACCGCCGCCCAGTCAAGGCCGTTGGTATGGCTCTTGTTGTGGGAGCCCTGGCTTTCTACCTTCGCCGCAATCCAATACTCGTTCATCGCATtgcctcattcttctctcGATAG